The Borreliella mayonii genome has a segment encoding these proteins:
- a CDS encoding KH domain-containing protein, which yields MKEYGNEIELIEFIVKSLVDKEDEVKLNVIEGEKSTILELRVSQGDVGKIIGRRGRIARAIRTLLGACAAKTNRRVQLEILD from the coding sequence TATGGGAATGAGATCGAACTTATAGAGTTTATAGTAAAGTCTCTTGTAGATAAAGAAGATGAAGTAAAACTAAATGTAATTGAAGGGGAAAAATCAACTATTTTAGAATTAAGGGTTTCCCAAGGTGATGTAGGCAAGATAATAGGAAGACGGGGCCGTATTGCGCGGGCTATTAGAACTTTGCTTGGAGCTTGTGCTGCTAAAACCAATAGGCGAGTACAATTGGAAATTTTAGATTAA
- the rplS gene encoding 50S ribosomal protein L19, with the protein MDLIRKIEAQNKKNEAFVFNVGDTVRVVYKIIEGSNERLQSFEGIVISLQNKGIGKTFLVRKISSGIGVEKIFPVYSPIIEKVEVLRRGKVRRAKLYYMRNRIGKAAMKIKERLNIKKS; encoded by the coding sequence ATGGATTTGATAAGAAAAATTGAAGCTCAGAATAAAAAAAATGAAGCTTTTGTCTTTAATGTGGGAGATACTGTAAGGGTTGTCTATAAAATCATTGAAGGTAGTAATGAAAGGTTGCAGAGTTTTGAAGGGATTGTTATTTCTTTGCAAAACAAGGGAATTGGCAAAACATTTTTGGTTAGAAAAATTTCTTCAGGAATAGGTGTTGAAAAAATTTTCCCAGTATATTCTCCTATTATAGAAAAGGTTGAAGTTTTAAGAAGGGGAAAGGTTAGAAGGGCAAAGCTTTATTATATGAGGAATAGAATCGGTAAGGCTGCTATGAAGATAAAGGAGCGTCTTAATATTAAAAAAAGTTAA
- the trmD gene encoding tRNA (guanosine(37)-N1)-methyltransferase TrmD: MKFTVISLFPAIIKPFFENSIMKKAINKGIVSFELVDVRDFSKDKHKRCDDLPYGGGAGMVLKAEPISFALEHVEAAKKTTIFLSPSGIKHTQELAYSLSKKEEIVIICGRYEGIDQRIIDLYVDFEISIGDYVLSSGEIAALVLIDSVYRLLDGVINPNSLLEESFGVKNGLLEYPHYTRPYSFMGIKVPEVLISGHHENIKNWRLVKAREKTKKNRYDLYLKYLEIIGEDNGFDKKN, from the coding sequence ATGAAATTTACAGTTATATCCCTTTTTCCAGCAATAATTAAACCATTTTTTGAAAATTCAATAATGAAAAAAGCTATTAACAAGGGAATAGTAAGTTTTGAGCTTGTTGATGTTAGAGATTTTTCAAAAGATAAACATAAAAGATGCGATGATTTGCCTTATGGAGGCGGTGCTGGGATGGTATTAAAGGCTGAACCCATTTCTTTTGCTCTTGAGCATGTAGAGGCTGCTAAGAAAACAACAATATTTTTAAGTCCTTCTGGGATAAAGCATACCCAAGAGTTGGCGTATTCCTTGTCAAAAAAAGAAGAAATTGTTATAATTTGTGGAAGATATGAAGGAATTGATCAACGTATTATAGATTTGTATGTTGATTTTGAGATTTCTATTGGAGATTATGTTTTATCTTCAGGAGAGATTGCAGCCCTTGTTTTAATAGATAGTGTATATAGGTTGCTAGATGGAGTAATAAATCCTAATTCTTTATTAGAAGAATCATTTGGTGTAAAAAATGGATTGCTTGAATATCCCCATTATACTAGGCCTTATAGTTTTATGGGGATAAAGGTTCCAGAAGTTCTTATTTCAGGGCATCATGAAAATATAAAGAATTGGAGGCTTGTTAAAGCTAGAGAAAAAACTAAGAAAAATAGATATGATTTATACCTTAAATATTTAGAGATAATAGGAGAAGATAATGGATTTGATAAGAAAAATTGA
- the rimM gene encoding ribosome maturation factor RimM (Essential for efficient processing of 16S rRNA), with protein sequence MFIKGVILSSYGVNGYARVKSISNNFCDFINLKNNKVLLKKNNGSAIEIKVADVNIKGNSLFLKFEGINTPESVKPLIGFELWVDDSLASSLKEGEYYLGKLIGYAIVNDNRNLGEVVAFFEYLNSVFLEVKVGIKFFFIPFLSIYIGDINAREKTIELKVLDLLR encoded by the coding sequence ATGTTTATTAAAGGCGTGATATTGTCGTCTTATGGAGTTAATGGGTATGCTAGGGTTAAAAGCATATCCAATAATTTTTGTGATTTTATTAATCTAAAAAACAATAAAGTCCTTTTAAAAAAAAACAATGGTTCTGCTATTGAAATTAAGGTTGCAGATGTTAATATAAAGGGTAATTCTTTATTTTTGAAGTTTGAAGGGATTAATACTCCAGAGTCAGTTAAGCCTTTGATTGGTTTTGAATTATGGGTTGATGATTCGCTTGCATCTAGTTTAAAAGAAGGTGAATATTATTTAGGAAAACTGATTGGTTATGCTATTGTTAATGACAATAGAAATCTGGGAGAAGTTGTAGCTTTTTTTGAATATTTAAATAGTGTATTTCTTGAGGTCAAAGTGGGCATTAAATTTTTCTTTATTCCCTTTTTGAGCATTTATATTGGAGATATAAATGCTAGAGAAAAAACAATTGAGCTTAAGGTTTTAGATCTTTTAAGATGA